A genome region from Marinifilum sp. JC120 includes the following:
- a CDS encoding ABC transporter ATP-binding protein, which produces MANDATRQGSKWLLKMTAGHRYSLILSSLLNLLGNLLGIAPYYITYRIIEIISTTSRSDLSLSQFVPLLATCALAVILKNICLAQSSILSHKSAYSILHGMRVRLASHISRLPLGYFNRKGAAQLKKVMCEDIEILELFMAHNIPEFFGAITSTLTLTLALFVVDWRMALASLALPTLGMAGQIIMFSTGKEEVREWYTAQENMNATMLQYIQGMPLIKAFNHTVDTFKQYSKAVEDCRQLEDQANKRWHPSLSFFYAAIPSAVLVIIPVGSYLYLNGELTIQALTFFLLLGPMLAAPLMILAMFWHHLEKIIEAQNRIRSVLKSSPLPEAQRSGHPSLPLNGEAVDFSYERGVSVLKNVHFSVETARFMALVGPSGAGKTTLARLIPRFWDVDSGAIRMGQEDIREIDTETLMKQMTFVFQNVQLFDDTIAANLRMGNPSATDEELVRAAKDARCHDFISALPQGYETRIGERGCFISGGEKQRLSIARAILKDAPIVVLDEATAFIDPENEVLIQEAINRLAKGKTLIVIAHRLSTITGADEIIVMKEGAVEDRGTHENLLDRCTLYHDLWEAHTATTGWTPQGGIA; this is translated from the coding sequence ATGGCTAACGACGCTACGCGACAGGGTTCAAAATGGCTGTTAAAAATGACTGCCGGGCACAGATACAGCCTAATCCTGTCCTCACTGCTTAACCTTCTCGGCAACCTTCTGGGCATTGCCCCGTATTACATTACCTACCGAATCATTGAAATCATATCCACAACCTCCCGGAGCGATTTAAGCCTTTCGCAATTCGTTCCCCTACTGGCGACCTGTGCTCTGGCGGTCATCCTGAAAAATATCTGTCTCGCGCAATCAAGCATTCTTTCCCACAAAAGCGCATACTCCATCCTGCATGGCATGCGAGTGCGGTTGGCCTCGCATATAAGCCGTCTTCCTCTTGGCTACTTCAACCGCAAGGGAGCTGCTCAATTAAAAAAGGTGATGTGTGAAGACATTGAGATTCTGGAGCTGTTTATGGCCCACAACATACCGGAATTCTTCGGGGCGATAACATCAACCCTGACTCTGACACTGGCCCTTTTTGTCGTGGACTGGCGCATGGCTCTTGCCTCGCTGGCCCTTCCTACACTTGGAATGGCAGGCCAAATCATAATGTTTTCCACAGGCAAGGAAGAAGTGCGGGAATGGTACACTGCACAAGAAAATATGAACGCCACCATGCTTCAGTACATTCAGGGCATGCCGCTGATCAAAGCATTTAACCACACTGTCGATACATTCAAACAATACAGCAAAGCAGTAGAAGACTGTAGGCAGTTAGAAGATCAAGCCAACAAACGCTGGCATCCATCACTAAGCTTCTTTTATGCTGCAATCCCGAGTGCTGTGCTGGTTATTATTCCAGTCGGATCTTATCTTTACCTTAACGGGGAGCTGACCATTCAGGCTCTGACCTTTTTTCTGCTGTTGGGACCGATGCTGGCTGCCCCGCTTATGATTCTGGCCATGTTCTGGCATCATCTGGAAAAAATTATCGAAGCCCAAAACCGCATCAGGTCAGTATTGAAAAGCTCTCCCCTGCCGGAAGCGCAACGTTCCGGGCATCCCTCATTGCCCCTGAACGGAGAGGCCGTAGATTTTTCATACGAAAGAGGAGTTTCCGTGCTGAAAAATGTCCATTTTTCAGTTGAAACAGCCAGATTCATGGCTCTGGTCGGGCCGTCAGGGGCCGGAAAAACAACCCTTGCCAGGCTTATTCCCAGATTCTGGGATGTTGATTCAGGAGCCATACGCATGGGACAGGAAGACATCAGAGAAATTGATACTGAGACCCTCATGAAACAGATGACCTTCGTCTTCCAGAACGTGCAACTTTTCGACGACACTATTGCCGCCAACCTGCGCATGGGCAACCCCTCCGCCACAGACGAAGAGCTGGTCCGTGCGGCAAAAGACGCCCGTTGCCATGACTTCATCAGCGCCCTGCCTCAAGGATACGAAACCCGGATAGGAGAACGGGGCTGCTTTATCTCAGGAGGGGAAAAACAGCGGCTGTCCATAGCCCGCGCCATATTGAAAGATGCCCCCATCGTGGTGCTGGATGAAGCAACGGCTTTTATCGACCCGGAAAATGAGGTGCTGATTCAGGAAGCAATCAACAGGCTGGCTAAAGGAAAAACCCTGATAGTCATAGCCCACCGGCTGTCCACCATCACCGGGGCCGATGAAATTATCGTGATGAAAGAAGGAGCGGTAGAAGACCGGGGAACTCACGAAAATCTTTTAGACCGCTGCACACTATACCATGATTTATGGGAAGCCCACACGGCGACCACCGGATGGACCCCGCAGGGAGGCATTGCATGA
- a CDS encoding TonB-dependent receptor: MKHRSPLWLITLTLALLLSCPAHVLAEEQKKAVTLTPVKVTAQKREENVQDIPASVDVITSQSIEDAGMHNMEDLYLYTPNVYRSGSFVEHSFVIRGITTFMSSLTPNAPMYVDDVPLPLHYAHNLDLMDVERVEILKGPQGTLYGMNSEAGVFNVITQKPDNETRTRVFGEYGTANTSRLGGYTSFPIIEDNLYLRMAVQQDQTDGHVTNIYDDNDKANKKLHRNLRGTLRWTPDEAWDVSLIADYLKTDDNIMDVRATEGDLAVAGYLESDYGHDLFSIQEGNGINLTAKHTGDNFDFLSVSGFRGYTNHYSQDVDCSSSPIYYYGETDAKYDSKIFSQELRLTSPEDSKTFKWVVGLYGYHEELKILMTDYMLRNGPNPINYMNNKIKKDGVALFGEGTYTLFDDLHITAGLRFAYDIFDGKVHDATDLDLKETLETFETLPKFSVAYDITDNVMTYGSITRGFLSGGYNYSNARDMKTYTYDPEYTWNYEVGIKSSWFDNRLTANLAAFYIQIQDKQVMSWDPGTNAFEVLNAAEAHSKGFELELNARPAQGWQVFGSVGVTEAKIDKLTLPEAAGGTFDYKNKRLPDVPTYTYNLGTQYNHITGFYGRVDLHGIGDFTGDLKNQSKEDGYSLVNVKVGKEWEMGSVYVWCNNIFDTKYHKSVFAWDMTGTGTDRQAIDGDPRTIGIGASLTF; encoded by the coding sequence ATGAAACATCGATCCCCCCTATGGCTGATCACGCTGACACTGGCGTTACTACTGTCCTGCCCCGCTCATGTGCTGGCCGAAGAACAAAAAAAAGCCGTAACCTTGACCCCGGTCAAGGTTACGGCACAAAAACGGGAAGAGAATGTTCAGGACATTCCCGCCTCTGTTGACGTCATCACCTCTCAGAGTATTGAAGATGCCGGGATGCATAACATGGAGGATCTGTACCTCTATACCCCCAACGTCTACAGATCAGGCTCCTTTGTAGAACATTCTTTCGTCATCAGGGGGATCACCACCTTCATGAGCTCCCTCACCCCCAACGCGCCCATGTATGTGGATGATGTCCCCCTGCCCCTGCACTACGCCCACAACCTAGACCTCATGGACGTAGAACGGGTTGAAATCCTCAAAGGGCCACAGGGAACACTTTACGGTATGAACTCCGAGGCTGGGGTATTCAACGTAATCACCCAAAAGCCTGACAACGAAACAAGGACCAGAGTCTTCGGGGAATACGGCACCGCAAACACCTCCCGGCTGGGAGGGTACACGAGCTTCCCCATTATTGAAGACAACCTCTACCTGCGCATGGCTGTCCAGCAAGACCAGACCGACGGGCATGTAACTAATATTTACGATGACAACGACAAGGCCAACAAAAAACTGCACCGCAACCTGCGCGGAACCCTGAGATGGACCCCCGATGAAGCATGGGATGTAAGCCTGATAGCGGACTACCTCAAAACCGATGACAACATTATGGATGTCCGTGCAACAGAAGGTGACCTTGCTGTAGCGGGTTATCTTGAAAGTGATTATGGCCACGACCTGTTCTCAATTCAGGAAGGAAACGGAATCAACCTGACCGCAAAACACACCGGTGACAATTTCGATTTTCTCTCCGTCTCCGGCTTCAGGGGCTACACCAACCATTATTCACAGGATGTGGATTGCTCGTCCTCTCCGATATACTATTATGGAGAGACAGACGCTAAATATGACAGCAAGATATTCTCACAGGAACTTCGCTTAACCTCCCCGGAAGATTCTAAAACTTTCAAATGGGTTGTCGGACTTTATGGTTATCACGAAGAACTTAAAATCCTCATGACCGACTACATGCTCCGTAACGGGCCCAATCCGATCAACTATATGAACAACAAGATCAAGAAAGACGGTGTGGCCCTGTTCGGGGAAGGAACCTACACACTCTTCGACGATCTTCATATTACAGCCGGCCTTCGTTTCGCCTACGACATCTTCGATGGAAAGGTGCATGACGCAACGGATCTGGACCTTAAAGAAACACTTGAAACCTTTGAGACCCTTCCCAAATTCTCCGTGGCTTACGACATCACCGACAACGTGATGACCTATGGTTCCATAACCCGAGGTTTCCTATCCGGCGGCTACAACTACTCCAACGCCCGCGACATGAAGACCTATACCTATGACCCCGAGTACACCTGGAACTATGAAGTCGGTATCAAATCATCATGGTTCGACAACCGCCTGACTGCAAACCTTGCCGCATTCTACATCCAGATTCAGGACAAGCAGGTCATGAGCTGGGACCCCGGCACCAATGCTTTTGAAGTACTTAATGCAGCAGAAGCCCACAGCAAAGGCTTTGAACTGGAGCTTAACGCACGCCCTGCACAGGGTTGGCAGGTCTTCGGTAGTGTAGGCGTGACTGAGGCAAAAATCGATAAACTCACCCTCCCGGAAGCGGCTGGAGGAACATTCGACTACAAAAACAAACGACTGCCTGATGTTCCCACCTACACCTACAACCTCGGAACCCAGTACAACCATATCACTGGATTCTATGGGCGTGTTGATTTGCACGGGATAGGCGACTTTACCGGGGACTTAAAAAACCAGTCCAAAGAAGACGGTTATTCATTGGTCAACGTCAAAGTGGGTAAAGAATGGGAGATGGGAAGCGTATATGTCTGGTGCAACAACATCTTCGACACAAAATACCATAAGTCAGTATTTGCCTGGGACATGACCGGAACGGGTACGGACAGACAGGCCATTGACGGGGACCCCCGCACTATCGGGATCGGCGCATCATTAACATTTTAG